A section of the Paenibacillus odorifer genome encodes:
- a CDS encoding cache domain-containing protein, whose protein sequence is MSYLTSISVTQSISIENGVTQLQKSQEILERRMAEVEGFTRQLAVNQELNVLMNESENETNVYGIWKTMRNVLTFGQTNDFLQNYYIYLANYNLILTPGSTYRPEHYYSNFNYKGLSLQDWRKEVLETTHRSEIKPLSDFVSRGMQTSVITYMQSLPLDSFNDSSPAVAVVIIDEKNISSLLSGLTERYGGWVHISDAKGNTIVLQGSDEQKMAKMLDDPAFDKNKVSQFYKDDLVVTTRSDSNGWVYQTGIPQDILMENANKIKRISIQITGGTLIIGLIAGLILAYRNSGQSIVCSAS, encoded by the coding sequence ATGTCCTATCTAACCTCAATCTCCGTGACACAGTCCATCTCGATTGAGAATGGAGTCACTCAGCTTCAGAAAAGTCAGGAGATATTGGAGCGCCGTATGGCGGAGGTTGAAGGCTTTACCAGGCAATTGGCGGTCAACCAGGAGCTAAATGTTCTTATGAATGAAAGTGAAAATGAGACGAATGTGTATGGGATTTGGAAAACGATGCGGAATGTTTTGACTTTCGGCCAGACTAATGATTTTTTGCAAAACTATTATATTTACCTCGCTAACTATAATCTTATCCTAACCCCAGGTTCGACCTATCGTCCGGAGCATTACTACTCTAATTTCAACTATAAGGGTCTTTCGTTACAGGATTGGAGAAAAGAAGTGCTTGAGACAACCCACCGCAGCGAGATCAAGCCACTTAGTGATTTTGTCAGCAGGGGGATGCAAACCTCGGTTATTACCTATATGCAGTCACTCCCCTTGGATAGCTTTAATGATTCCTCGCCGGCTGTCGCAGTCGTGATTATTGATGAAAAAAATATTTCCAGCTTGCTCTCAGGCCTGACCGAGCGATACGGGGGCTGGGTGCATATTAGTGACGCTAAAGGGAATACGATTGTTTTGCAAGGAAGCGATGAGCAGAAAATGGCCAAAATGCTCGACGATCCAGCTTTTGATAAGAATAAGGTCAGTCAGTTCTACAAGGATGATCTGGTGGTTACTACCCGTTCCGATTCCAATGGCTGGGTGTATCAGACCGGGATTCCTCAAGATATTTTGATGGAGAATGCTAACAAGATCAAAAGAATCTCCATACAAATTACAGGAGGCACTCTAATTATCGGTTTGATTGCCGGACTGATATTAGCTTACCGTAACAGCGGCCAATCAATCGTATGCTCAGCGTCATGA
- a CDS encoding X2-like carbohydrate binding domain-containing protein has product MGKKLGMSLLVFIIAAAQFGFTGTKGNVALAAEKSMAQKPYMGWSSYSMQVYDGAGNWTSAESIKKQSDVMHENLQAHGYEYINIDAGWNGSMDEYGRPIPSETLYPNGFQEVIDYVHNNGQRIGIYMIPGVSIDAYNQNLEIYGTGGQCRIQDITAKPLTIMDYWNSYTYKIDFTNPCAQKYVDSIADMIGEWGIDFVKFDSVTPGSGIDNLSRDARGDVEAWSKAFDRNNIWFELSWALDHNYVDFWKKYANGWRIDWDVEAYDGSGLTAWPSISRLFPKAALWWRDAGPGGWNDFDSLNVGNGSMDGLTKDERKSAMTFWSISSVPLYTGNDMTRLDSYGLELLTNDEVIAVNQAGRPGHPVSMDTQQQVWYANNGDGTYSVALFNLGSRSAEVKVKWSDLGLEGPASVRDLWSHTELGDFEKEFSGGILEPHASRMLKVTALGGTSTVNDDDTGMRYSGDWKRNGGKELLEGKQDLSITIKDSSSAPSMASQSDVTNYGTDPSENSSAANKATVTNVVYINDNDSGIKYNGAWQVSSSRGLGDYKDDVHYAEKNGDSFEYTFTGTGIDLLTEKHESQGDMIITLDHEAAQTVSAYKTGSREVQQNLYSVSGLANGSHTLKVVKSSGDFMLLDAFKVTTETPAGGQNSTITPTSARFDQATEQQEDVTVTLNLNGNTLSCIENNGEALSEDDFTVTNDKLTIHKQYLAQQPAGTTDLIFIFNAGDPQTLSIQISDSTGIRYVMINNDDSTVKYNGTWNRSSGRGLGDYKDDVQYTEQNGDSFEYTFRGTGIQLFTEVDESQGDMDIYVDDQFKETVSAYHHGQMSLQNLYSISGLPDGMHTLKVVKKSGRFMLLDMFKVEIPNMINPIAASFDKAASAQEDIEVTLLQQAESFAGITNGSYDLVLGTDYSVAGNRVTLNKSYLAAQPVGTLNLKFTVGGDYLNDVHSTSVDGDSFEYTFKGNGISLITPIGPEQGDMDIYVDGQRVQTVNAYSQSRLSRQEIYSISGLEGGIHTLKAVKKSGDFMLTDQLKFTVSTSPAVSPTPTPSPTPTPTPSPTPTSTLTSTDSGGSYIPAKPSSTPALTPTPTPATGNEDGSAGNGESNTIRHTAYIKGYPGGFFQPEHEITRAEMATILANVSEKGATGAGVVFSDVPSGYWGADAITKVAKMGLIKGYSDGTFKPNQMLTRAEMATLVTLLRTDSTQKGSGFSDINGHWAQAAILQAQGTGIFTGYNDGTFRPNAKLTRAEAVVAMNRALGRGPLINVTNPQWADVPATHWAFGDIEEASTDHVFTSGSEARDQKKN; this is encoded by the coding sequence ATGGGAAAAAAGCTGGGAATGAGCCTGTTGGTATTTATAATTGCAGCAGCGCAGTTCGGTTTCACAGGAACGAAGGGCAATGTGGCACTAGCAGCTGAGAAGAGTATGGCGCAAAAGCCCTATATGGGCTGGAGCAGTTACAGCATGCAGGTGTACGACGGTGCAGGCAACTGGACCTCGGCCGAAAGCATCAAAAAACAATCGGATGTTATGCATGAGAATTTGCAAGCCCATGGGTATGAATACATCAATATTGATGCGGGCTGGAATGGCAGCATGGATGAATACGGCAGACCGATTCCAAGTGAGACCTTATATCCTAACGGATTTCAAGAGGTCATCGACTATGTTCATAATAATGGACAGAGAATTGGAATCTATATGATTCCGGGGGTATCCATCGATGCCTATAATCAGAATCTAGAGATTTACGGAACGGGTGGCCAATGCCGTATACAGGACATTACAGCCAAACCGCTTACCATTATGGATTATTGGAATTCCTACACTTATAAAATTGATTTCACGAATCCATGTGCCCAGAAGTATGTGGATTCTATTGCGGATATGATTGGCGAGTGGGGCATTGATTTCGTCAAATTTGACAGCGTGACTCCTGGCTCGGGGATTGACAACTTGAGCCGTGATGCGCGCGGCGATGTAGAGGCATGGTCTAAGGCTTTTGACAGAAATAACATCTGGTTTGAGCTGTCCTGGGCGCTCGATCACAATTACGTGGATTTCTGGAAAAAGTATGCCAACGGTTGGCGAATTGACTGGGATGTTGAAGCTTACGATGGCAGTGGGCTGACAGCCTGGCCGAGTATTTCCCGCTTGTTCCCCAAAGCAGCACTTTGGTGGAGGGATGCAGGTCCTGGTGGCTGGAATGATTTTGATTCTCTGAACGTTGGTAACGGATCTATGGATGGTCTGACCAAAGACGAGCGGAAATCCGCGATGACATTCTGGTCAATCTCTTCCGTGCCATTGTATACAGGTAATGACATGACTAGGCTGGACAGCTATGGTCTAGAACTGCTTACCAATGATGAGGTAATTGCCGTAAATCAGGCAGGACGTCCAGGCCATCCGGTATCTATGGATACCCAGCAGCAGGTTTGGTATGCCAATAATGGAGATGGCACTTACAGCGTAGCTCTGTTCAATTTGGGCAGTCGGAGTGCGGAGGTGAAAGTCAAATGGAGTGATCTCGGCCTTGAGGGCCCGGCTTCCGTTCGCGATTTATGGAGTCACACTGAGCTGGGAGACTTTGAGAAGGAATTTAGCGGAGGGATACTTGAACCTCATGCGTCGCGGATGCTTAAAGTTACAGCATTAGGTGGCACCTCTACAGTCAATGATGATGATACAGGTATGCGCTACAGCGGGGATTGGAAGCGAAATGGTGGCAAAGAGCTGCTAGAAGGAAAGCAAGATTTGAGCATTACGATCAAGGATTCCTCGTCTGCTCCGTCGATGGCTTCACAATCGGATGTTACGAACTATGGGACTGACCCGTCTGAGAATTCGTCTGCTGCGAACAAGGCAACGGTCACTAATGTAGTATACATTAATGATAATGACAGCGGCATTAAATATAATGGCGCATGGCAGGTAAGCTCATCTAGAGGATTGGGTGATTATAAAGACGATGTGCATTATGCCGAGAAGAACGGTGATTCCTTTGAGTACACCTTTACGGGCACTGGCATTGACCTGCTGACCGAAAAGCATGAATCTCAGGGAGATATGATTATTACGCTGGACCATGAGGCTGCACAGACCGTTAGTGCTTATAAAACGGGATCAAGAGAGGTACAGCAAAATCTGTACAGTGTCTCGGGACTTGCTAACGGCTCTCACACACTTAAAGTGGTCAAAAGCTCAGGTGATTTTATGCTGCTTGACGCGTTTAAGGTGACTACAGAAACTCCAGCAGGAGGACAGAATAGTACCATTACTCCGACATCTGCTAGATTCGACCAAGCAACAGAACAACAAGAGGATGTTACTGTCACCCTGAATTTGAATGGTAATACACTGAGCTGTATTGAAAATAATGGCGAGGCACTTTCGGAAGACGATTTTACGGTGACGAATGACAAATTGACCATCCATAAGCAATACCTTGCGCAGCAGCCGGCAGGCACAACCGACTTGATTTTCATTTTTAACGCTGGTGATCCACAGACCCTGTCGATACAAATTAGCGATTCTACAGGCATTCGTTATGTGATGATTAATAACGATGATTCGACAGTTAAGTACAATGGCACTTGGAACCGCAGCAGTGGCAGAGGATTGGGCGACTATAAAGACGATGTGCAATATACGGAGCAGAATGGTGATTCTTTTGAATATACCTTCAGAGGAACGGGGATTCAGCTGTTCACAGAGGTAGATGAGTCACAGGGTGATATGGATATTTATGTTGACGATCAATTTAAGGAAACAGTCAGTGCCTATCATCATGGACAAATGTCACTTCAGAACCTTTACAGCATTTCTGGCTTACCGGATGGTATGCACACGCTCAAGGTTGTGAAGAAATCAGGCAGATTTATGCTTCTTGATATGTTCAAGGTAGAAATTCCGAATATGATTAATCCGATCGCTGCCAGCTTTGATAAAGCTGCTTCCGCTCAGGAAGATATTGAGGTGACATTACTGCAGCAAGCGGAAAGCTTTGCCGGCATTACTAACGGATCATATGATCTGGTTCTGGGGACTGATTATTCAGTAGCAGGTAACCGTGTTACACTGAATAAATCTTATCTTGCTGCACAGCCAGTGGGCACGCTGAACCTTAAGTTTACTGTAGGGGGAGATTATCTTAATGATGTTCACTCTACATCAGTGGACGGTGATTCCTTTGAATATACCTTCAAGGGTAACGGAATCAGCCTGATTACACCTATTGGTCCAGAGCAAGGTGATATGGATATTTATGTGGATGGACAACGGGTCCAAACCGTGAATGCGTATAGTCAGAGCCGCCTGAGCCGTCAGGAAATTTATAGTATTTCGGGATTGGAAGGCGGGATACACACGCTTAAAGCTGTGAAGAAATCTGGTGATTTCATGCTGACGGATCAATTGAAATTCACAGTTTCAACGAGTCCTGCTGTATCTCCAACACCAACGCCAAGTCCGACACCGACACCAACGCCAAGTCCGACACCAACATCAACACTAACATCAACGGATTCGGGTGGCTCGTACATTCCAGCTAAGCCTTCTTCCACACCTGCCTTGACTCCGACGCCAACTCCGGCAACTGGAAACGAGGATGGATCTGCAGGGAATGGCGAGTCTAATACGATCCGTCATACAGCATATATCAAAGGTTATCCGGGTGGGTTCTTCCAGCCGGAGCACGAAATTACGCGTGCTGAGATGGCAACGATTCTTGCCAATGTTTCTGAGAAGGGGGCTACTGGAGCAGGTGTCGTGTTCAGTGATGTGCCTTCTGGTTACTGGGGTGCTGATGCCATAACTAAAGTAGCGAAGATGGGACTAATAAAGGGTTACAGCGATGGCACCTTTAAGCCTAATCAAATGTTGACGCGTGCAGAAATGGCCACTCTGGTGACCCTGCTTAGAACGGATTCGACGCAGAAGGGTTCCGGTTTCTCTGACATCAATGGACATTGGGCACAGGCGGCGATTTTGCAAGCCCAAGGTACTGGCATTTTCACTGGTTATAATGACGGGACTTTCCGTCCTAATGCCAAGCTTACTCGTGCCGAAGCTGTTGTGGCTATGAATAGAGCTTTAGGCAGAGGTCCCCTAATCAATGTAACGAATCCACAGTGGGCAGATGTTCCGGCAACACATTGGGCCTTCGGCGACATTGAAGAAGCTTCGACGGATCATGTCTTTACATCTGGATCAGAGGCCAGAGATCAGAAGAAGAACTGA
- a CDS encoding DNA-binding protein, with product MEGLNVDSLIQMLKASFSFENWDAMIEIADKLHEQISVIYENNSNLIRGPKLKRSIPYYFGYSSCAKGIALQKSGKFDEAKICIQKYADLGWIVGLDEEGINEVEYYRNIAKANSYVIDLLEGKMGVLHKYVEFIRKSDDEELLPGLITILESSIIHDYSVDWILKEFKINVDDIGEHETIVNIRYHEDYIYLLAMYYYKQENMYDTINTILEILLLSIKLDDDTGFKKSAALFELLRDHADQSQLKVHHNIMKTIIEKEFTRSFSSRIEFSNLHS from the coding sequence TTGGAAGGGTTGAATGTGGATTCCTTGATTCAGATGCTTAAGGCATCATTTTCATTTGAAAATTGGGATGCCATGATTGAAATTGCAGACAAGCTACATGAACAAATTTCCGTCATATATGAAAACAATAGTAACCTCATAAGAGGTCCTAAACTGAAACGGAGTATCCCCTATTATTTTGGATATAGCTCATGCGCAAAAGGTATAGCACTACAAAAATCCGGTAAGTTTGACGAGGCAAAAATATGTATTCAGAAGTATGCTGACCTGGGCTGGATAGTAGGTTTAGATGAAGAGGGTATTAATGAAGTCGAATATTACCGCAATATAGCAAAAGCCAATTCATACGTTATCGATCTGTTGGAAGGCAAAATGGGAGTCCTACATAAATACGTTGAGTTTATTAGAAAAAGTGATGATGAAGAGTTATTGCCGGGACTCATTACAATCTTAGAATCTTCGATAATACATGATTATTCCGTTGATTGGATTCTGAAGGAATTCAAAATCAATGTTGATGACATAGGAGAACATGAGACTATTGTGAATATCAGATACCATGAGGATTACATTTATCTGCTGGCGATGTATTACTATAAACAAGAGAATATGTACGATACAATCAACACTATTCTAGAAATCTTATTATTAAGCATCAAGCTAGACGATGATACAGGCTTCAAAAAATCAGCAGCGCTCTTTGAACTCCTTAGAGACCACGCCGATCAATCACAACTCAAAGTACATCACAATATCATGAAAACAATAATCGAAAAAGAGTTTACTAGGTCCTTCAGCTCGCGAATCGAGTTCAGCAATTTACACAGTTAA
- a CDS encoding mannitol dehydrogenase family protein yields MLHLTRSSIQGEKAAWKAAGVELPQFDYEQVANNTQLKPEWIHFGAGNIFRGFVANAHQKLLDSRKSDTGIIAVETFDFEMIDKVYKPYDNLTLLVLMNARGDFQKRVVSSIVEGIAADKNREAEYRRLIEVFENPSLQMASFTITEKGYSLTDPHDKYLGIVKKDIESGPEHPVHVMSIVASLAYRRYLKGQYPMTFVSMDNCSHNGDKLKNGVVSIAKEWAQRGLVVEDFVRYLEDERLITFPLSMIDKITPRPSESVQAALLEQGIGDMDVIITSKNTYTAPFVNAEISEYLVVEDNFTNGRPPLEEAGIIFTDRETVNKVETMKVTTCLNPLHTALAVSGCLLGYTLIADEMKDDTLRRFVEIIGYKEGLPVVVDPGILSPKQFLDEVLTERFANPFIPDTPQRIATDTSQKVGIRFGETIKSYIRREELDPAQLTAIPLAIAVWCRYLLGVNDAGEVFTLSSDPLLETLQGYLQGVSLGDQTASVRPILEDERLFGVPLYAIGLGDKIEVMFQEMMAGPGAVRRTLENYLK; encoded by the coding sequence ATGCTGCATCTGACCAGAAGCAGTATCCAAGGGGAAAAAGCAGCTTGGAAAGCTGCTGGAGTGGAGCTTCCACAGTTCGACTATGAGCAGGTAGCAAACAATACACAGCTTAAACCGGAATGGATTCATTTCGGTGCAGGTAATATTTTCAGGGGATTCGTGGCAAATGCTCATCAGAAGCTGCTGGATAGCAGGAAGTCGGATACAGGTATTATTGCGGTGGAAACCTTTGATTTCGAAATGATTGATAAAGTCTACAAGCCCTACGACAATCTGACCCTTTTAGTGCTGATGAATGCTCGTGGTGATTTTCAGAAAAGAGTAGTCAGCAGTATTGTGGAGGGAATCGCAGCGGACAAAAACCGTGAAGCGGAGTACCGCCGATTGATCGAGGTGTTCGAGAATCCGAGCCTGCAAATGGCCAGCTTCACCATCACGGAGAAGGGATACTCGTTGACGGATCCGCATGATAAATATCTTGGCATTGTGAAAAAGGATATCGAGAGCGGACCGGAGCATCCTGTTCATGTCATGAGCATTGTAGCTTCGCTTGCTTATCGAAGATATCTGAAAGGCCAATATCCGATGACCTTTGTCAGCATGGACAACTGCTCACACAATGGCGACAAGTTGAAGAACGGTGTTGTGTCCATCGCTAAGGAATGGGCCCAAAGAGGACTTGTTGTGGAAGACTTTGTGCGCTATCTGGAAGATGAACGATTAATAACCTTTCCATTGTCCATGATCGATAAAATCACACCACGTCCTTCGGAGAGTGTACAGGCCGCGCTTCTGGAACAGGGAATTGGCGATATGGATGTAATCATTACCTCCAAAAACACATATACCGCTCCTTTCGTAAATGCCGAGATTAGCGAATACCTTGTAGTGGAGGACAACTTTACGAACGGACGTCCACCACTAGAGGAAGCCGGAATTATTTTTACGGACCGGGAGACAGTCAACAAGGTGGAGACGATGAAAGTAACGACCTGCCTTAATCCGCTGCATACGGCGCTTGCTGTTTCCGGTTGTCTGCTTGGCTACACCTTGATCGCGGATGAGATGAAGGACGATACTTTGCGGAGGTTTGTGGAGATAATCGGTTACAAAGAAGGTCTGCCCGTCGTAGTGGACCCGGGGATTCTCAGTCCAAAGCAGTTCCTGGACGAAGTCCTTACGGAGCGTTTTGCCAATCCATTTATCCCCGATACTCCACAGCGGATTGCTACAGACACTTCGCAGAAGGTGGGTATACGGTTCGGTGAAACTATTAAATCCTATATTCGACGGGAGGAGCTCGATCCAGCGCAGCTAACAGCGATTCCACTGGCTATCGCGGTGTGGTGTCGTTACTTACTTGGAGTGAATGATGCTGGAGAGGTCTTCACATTGAGTTCAGATCCGTTACTAGAAACACTGCAAGGTTACCTTCAAGGAGTTTCGCTTGGAGACCAAACCGCAAGTGTGCGCCCCATTCTTGAAGATGAGCGACTTTTTGGGGTTCCGTTGTACGCAATTGGTCTAGGCGATAAGATTGAGGTTATGTTCCAGGAAATGATGGCAGGCCCAGGAGCGGTACGGAGAACATTAGAGAACTATTTGAAGTGA
- the uxuA gene encoding mannonate dehydratase encodes MNMTWRWYGEGNDNITLDHIRQIPGVMGIVWSLHEKVAGEVWEMERIQEVADQITSKGFSTAVVESVNVHDDIKIGLPTRDKYIDIYIDTIRKLAKVGVKVICYNFMPVFDWTRTELYKELPDGSNALFYEKAAITDNPREMVDRILKGAGQFTMPGWEPERLAKLDELFAAYADVTEDKLFDNLQYFLERIIPVCEEVDIKMAIHPDDPAWPIFGLPRIIRNRDMIRRFLDLVDSPYNGLTFCTGSLGTNPDNDLPAMIREFHDRIHFAHIRNVKVFENGDFIEVSHRGRDGSVDVAEVVKAYHENGYIGYVRPDHGRHLWGEEKNCRPGYGLYDRAMGIMYLLGVWDSLDNVKEAK; translated from the coding sequence ATGAACATGACGTGGAGATGGTACGGCGAGGGCAATGACAATATCACGCTGGATCATATTCGGCAGATTCCGGGTGTAATGGGGATTGTCTGGTCTTTGCACGAGAAAGTAGCTGGAGAAGTGTGGGAAATGGAACGGATCCAAGAAGTGGCGGATCAAATCACCAGTAAGGGTTTCAGCACGGCTGTAGTAGAAAGCGTCAACGTTCATGATGATATCAAAATCGGCTTGCCGACCCGTGATAAATATATCGATATTTATATCGACACCATTCGTAAACTCGCCAAGGTTGGCGTTAAGGTGATCTGCTATAATTTTATGCCTGTTTTCGATTGGACCCGCACAGAGCTGTATAAAGAGTTGCCTGATGGCTCGAATGCCCTCTTTTATGAAAAGGCTGCCATTACCGATAATCCGCGTGAGATGGTGGACCGGATTTTGAAGGGAGCTGGGCAGTTCACGATGCCGGGCTGGGAGCCGGAGCGGCTGGCGAAGCTAGATGAGCTGTTTGCGGCTTATGCGGATGTGACGGAAGATAAACTGTTCGACAACCTCCAGTATTTCCTGGAACGCATTATTCCAGTATGCGAGGAAGTGGACATCAAGATGGCTATTCATCCGGATGATCCGGCTTGGCCGATCTTTGGACTGCCGCGTATTATCCGCAATCGGGATATGATCCGCCGCTTTCTGGATTTGGTGGACAGCCCGTACAACGGTTTGACGTTCTGCACAGGGTCACTCGGCACGAATCCGGATAACGATCTGCCAGCGATGATCCGCGAGTTCCATGACCGTATTCATTTTGCACATATCCGTAATGTGAAGGTATTTGAGAATGGTGATTTCATTGAGGTGTCGCACCGTGGGCGTGACGGAAGCGTTGATGTGGCCGAGGTGGTCAAAGCCTATCATGAGAACGGATACATTGGTTATGTACGCCCGGATCACGGGCGTCATCTGTGGGGGGAAGAGAAGAACTGCCGCCCGGGTTATGGTTTGTATGATAGAGCTATGGGCATCATGTATTTGCTTGGTGTCTGGGATAGCTTGGACAACGTCAAGGAGGCAAAATAA
- a CDS encoding GntR family transcriptional regulator, producing the protein MSIKAEILNTLKQEILTLALKPGTILSETALSERFQISRTPLRDVLKQLALESYTDIYPKKGNIVSFIDLESVEQITYLRCTLEKEILKDLSAQLLLPGVHELKEILKKQKEVIGQENAVDSFLNLDDEFHRSLYRLAGREYLWTLIQQSNVHYLRYRRLHMLKTDKLEEIWSEHQSILELMVQKETTNIGPLIHHHLREDIHSLDFQENFSEYLKK; encoded by the coding sequence ATGTCAATCAAAGCTGAAATTCTAAACACACTGAAGCAAGAAATCCTCACGCTGGCGTTAAAGCCAGGTACCATTCTAAGTGAAACAGCCTTGTCTGAGCGGTTTCAGATTTCACGTACGCCGTTGCGTGATGTTCTCAAGCAGCTTGCACTGGAATCTTATACCGATATCTACCCGAAAAAAGGTAATATTGTGTCCTTTATTGATCTAGAATCTGTTGAACAAATCACATACTTGCGTTGCACACTGGAAAAGGAGATCCTCAAGGATCTTTCTGCACAGCTTTTACTACCCGGGGTGCACGAACTGAAGGAGATTCTTAAGAAACAAAAAGAGGTCATCGGGCAGGAGAATGCTGTAGATTCTTTCCTTAATTTAGACGACGAGTTTCACCGGTCCTTGTACAGGCTTGCTGGACGTGAGTATCTGTGGACTCTGATCCAGCAGTCGAATGTACATTATCTCAGGTACCGCAGACTGCACATGCTCAAGACCGACAAGCTGGAAGAAATCTGGAGCGAACACCAATCCATTCTTGAGCTTATGGTGCAAAAGGAAACTACCAATATCGGTCCGCTAATCCACCACCATCTTCGGGAAGATATTCATTCACTGGACTTTCAGGAGAACTTCTCGGAATACCTAAAAAAATAG